Genomic DNA from Paenibacillus sp. MBLB1832:
GAATTTGACCAATACAGCAAGCTATTCGTCCAACCATCCGGAAATTGCTTCCGTATCAAACCAAGGTTTAATTATGGCTGCAGGACCTGGTACAGCAACTGTGACGATAAGCACGAATGGGAAAATAAAGAGTCATAATGTTGATGTATTGGCCCTTCCCAAGCCTTGGAGCGTCAGTGATCTAGTGAGGGATGTGACGACGGGAACCCCGTTCGGCTTACCCGAGCATTGGAACGAGAGTACCTATGACAAAGTGTTCGACGGAAATCTAAATACATTCTATGACTATCTATACGGCAGCAACGGTTATGTTGGGCTAGATTTCGGACCTGGCATGGCAAAGACTGTCACGAAGATCAAATTTGCCGCACGGGTAGGCAACAACGGACGTGTTGTCGGTGGTAAATTTCAAGGCTCCAATACGAGTGCGACGGACGATTATAAGGATTTGGCAACGGTGGAAAGCGTTATAGATGGTTGGAATGAGTTACTTATTACGGATCCAACGCCGTATCGATACATACGTTATTATTCAAAGCCAGAAGGTTATGTAAACTTGGCTGAGATGCAAGTGTTGACAACACCTCCTGGGAGTTATGTGCTTCAGAATGGTGTGATTACGGGTAAAAGTGCTGGCACAGATATAAGTGGGACAGAGGATTCCTTCGGCTTCGCCAATATGCCGCTGAGCGGCTCAGGCGACATCCAAGTGAAAATTGGCAGCCTGCAGGCCACAGATAAGACAGGTGCCAAAGCCGGTCTTATGATTCGCAGCGATGTGTCTGCATATGATAGTGCGAACGTCATGCTTGCAATTACAGCCGATGGAAAGCTGCAGTTTCAGAATCGTGCGGTCAAAGGCGGGGACACCACGATGCTTCCCGTGCAAACAGCATTTACACCCCAATACTTAAAGCTGGTGCGTGACGGTGGCTCCGTCATCGGCTATTATTCGGCAGATGGTGTCGTATGGAAGCAAGCTGGGAATCCCGTTATCATAGAGCTCCCGTCAACTGCCTATTACGGAATTGCTATGAGCAGCGGCTCCAATTCAGAATTACGTTTGGGGACGTTCTCTGATCTTAGTACCCGTCTGAAACCCGTCGACGTAGTCGTTGATTGGGCAAGTGATGTGGGGAATGTCTCTCCTCTGCAGTATGGAATTAATCTCTTTAGTGCTTATAATCCAGTTGCGTTGTCCAACCCGGCTTATTTGCAAGCGCTGGGGACGCTGAATCCCGGAATTGTGCGCTACCATAGCTATTCCATGATGGGGGATTCTGCAACCTCTCCCGATGGATGGATCGACTATGCGAATAAGCGCTGGGACGAAGCGAAAATTAAAGCAGCGCTATCCGCTAATTACTATGTCTGCGGGCTTCCAGTTCAACATGGACAACTGTACCACTCGATCTTCCGCTCCGCGGTTAACTAATGCTGTAGCGTATTGCTTGGAATCTGCATTTTTAACTGCGAATGACACAATATTCTCCTCATTCGAGGTTTTGTCCACTACTTGCTTTCCAATTAAAAAGCTATTAAACAAATGAAATACCTGCGCTGAGACCCGCAGATGGTTGTCGCTGTCGATTTTTCCGTAGGTGCCATCCTTCTCGTTCCATGCCATCGTCGCGTCCGCTCCGTTCTTGTGTGCATAAATCATCGCGAGGGCATCGAACACGGCGCCTTTCACATTACGCATCCGTGAGTCGTTGATGTTCCAAGACCAGCTGATGTTATATTCATCCAGCCATAAACCAATCGACCGTTTCGGGCTTTCAGCTGTCAAAATATCACGAATATCCTTCGTATGCTTGGCGAGTCCGCCACTCATCGGACTGCTCCCGTTATATATCCTATTGTAAATGTAAGCATCACTATCCTCCGCACTGCCGCTGGCATAGAAATGATAGCTTAAGAAGTCCAATGTCCTTACACCTACTTTTTTATAAAGAAATCGCAGTCTTGTTACGACGGAATTGCTTGGTAGAACGCATGTATCAATGTTGCCTTATGAGGATGTTGATTGGACATGGATTATTGAACTCAATTGAATCAAGCTGCAGGTAAGGAGCTAAACATAGATAGCCAGGGTTATATGGGCATGGGCATGGGAAAGCCACCCGACCTCCAGATTTACTTTGGGTAAGCCTCGAAGCAGGAATCACCTAAATCCACGGTTTTTCCTCATATCACCAAACACAGGCTCAGGCTCGATCATTCGTCGAACCGCTAGGGCGTAACCGTATTCGCTACGGAGTTTTTCACGTGCATGATTCTTTAATCTCAAATAGTTCATGCTCACTTTAACTTCGCGATGACCTGCAGTAGTTTTCGTACACTGGGGCTTCAGCTGGTACCTTTCACAGCTTATATTCCACCCAAAGGTTTAGGAAGCGGAGCATCAGAAGTTCTCAGAAACCATTACTTTCAGCTTGCGGTACGTGCTGGGGGACTGACCGAATGCTTTCTTAAATAATTTGGAAAAATGAAACTCATCATAAAATTGCAGTTTGACTGCAATTTCTTTCAAAGATAAGCTAGTGGTTTCAAGAAAAACTCTCGCTGACGCAAGCTTTAGTTTTAACAGATAATCAGTAGGAGACAAGCCTGTCAGTGTACGGAATCGTGAGAAGAAGGTCGTTCTCGACCAACCGCTGAGCTGAAGCAGGTCTTCAATTCGAATTTGTTTGTCCAAATTCCGATGCATGTAGATGAGGATTTTATTGAGTTCCGTGTGATAAGTAAGTCCAACCACGGTATGTTCTCTTGTAAACAGCAAAATGATTTCTTGCAAAAGGATGTTGGAAGCATATTCGTAGCCAATGTTCTGAACAATTAAGCTATCGATCATCCGCTCACATAGTTGCATAGCTTCTGCTATTTTCCCGGTAGAGATGACTTCCCTAACAGGAAGTTGAAGATATTGGGTCATGTTCAGTTGGTTGAAATCGAGAAAATAAAACTTCCAATCGTTACTAAGACATTTGTACATGGCAGGAATGCCTTTCTCCACGAAGAAAAAGGTGTTTTTCTGCAGCTCATATGTGTGATTAGCCAGTGTAACGCTGCCATTCCCATCATAAGTGATGAATAGGCATGGAAACTCAAAGCCATCCCGTTTTGATACATCGTAGCTCTTATCGGCATGAACGTTCCAGATGGAGTGAAGTACGGGTAGAGGAACGTCCTTCTTTTCTAACTCATAGGGGATGTTGATAAAGGTCATGGCGTACTCCTCCGTTTAGTATTATTGTACGATTATACATGAAACGATTACGCAAATCCATGGTTGAAACCCGCTATTCACCCTATACTTAGCTTATAAGTAATAGGAAATAACGAAGGAGCGTATCAAGATGTTAGTAAAAGTAGGCAGCCGCGAATTAGAAATGCATGGAGAGCATTTAACTGAACTAAGAAGCTCCAATGATATTTTACATGATATCGGAGCATTGCGTGAACGAATGGAGGAGGATGGGTACTTACTTATTCGTGGATTTCATGATCGGGAGAAGGTGTTGGAAGCTCGTACGAGTATTTTACTGAAAATGGGTCAGATGGGGAAGCTGAATCGCGACACACTTCTTGAAGATGGCGTGATGGCCGACGGCAGCAAATCCATTTTCATGGGGGGCACGAATGAAGATTTGCCCGCGCTCTTGAATGTCTTGAATGGCGACCATATTATGCGCTTCTTTGATGATTTTCTTGGAGACAAATCGTTAACCTATCATTACAAGTGGCTGCGAGCCGTCGGGAAAGGTGATTTCACAGGGGCTCACTACGATATTGTGTACATGGGGAGAGGAACCCATAATGTATATACGGTGTGGTCCCCACTGGGAGATGTACCTTATGAAATGGGCGGTCTAGCGATCTGCCTCGGCTCACATCGTTTCGAGAATTTGAAGGCGTCCTACGGTTCCAAGGATTCTGATCGTGATGGGGTTAGTCACTATTCAGATGATCCTCTGGTCATTACTGAGAAATTTGGCGGCCAATGGGCAACAACGGAATTTCAAGCAGGCGATGTACTCATTTTTGGAATGTTCTTGATGCACTGTTCCCTTGAAAATACGACGAACCAGTACCGGATCAGTGTGGATGCGAGATATCAGTCGATGAACGAGGAGGTAGACGAAAGATGGAGCGGCAAGAAACCGAAGGGCCATTCAAAATAAGGGAATTGATTCACAATCATGCATGTGTCGGAATTATACTGGATATCAGAGGCAGATAGAAAGAATTTAAAAATCGTCTTGATGATTTATTGAAGTAACTATGAAATAGATATTTTAATGAGAGGAGTTAACTAATGAACAACAATAACAGTACTCTTATTCTTGGGATGGCAAAATCGAGTCTAGATTACCATGGAGCTAAGGAGCCTAAGTTGAGACTTGATATATTACAAATGATTCAATTGGGTCAAAAATGTTTGGAAAATAAGTTGTGTTCAAAAGTAGTTTGCTACATGACAATGCCATATAAAATTTCTTATAGAGAAAATAAAGGTAAGACTAAGATCATTTCCTATGATATGGATAAATTCATTACTGAATGGGCGAAAAAATATAATGACAATGATCAAATAACTGTTGTTCCATTATTTGTTGATATGCTTTTAAAGCCTAATGAAAAGTCTGTAATGCTAAAAGAAAAAGATGCAAACGTTCATGGAATGCAATTAACTGCCATCAACACCAATACTTCCTCAGCTCGATACAGTGGGAAGCTAATTGAAAGAAAAATGAAGCAAGTTATTAAAAATGAACACAACAAAGTTGTATTTGGTAAGAGGTTCATTACAGAATATAATCAAATATATGAGATCTCCAACTATGTTAGATGGGACTTTATTGGTGTATTAAATAATTAATAAAAGGATAGTTTTATTGTAATTATACAGTGAAAAGTTGATGAAAAAGTAATTGTTTCAGAATCGCACGAGTTGTACGTACTGTATGAAGCAGATCGACCAAAAAAGATTCTTTGGTTCGGTGAAGATCTAGAGAAAGCATACAATATAATTTTAACGAAACTTGAGGGATCGTTAGGAATGAAATAATACTTTCAATGATTCATTACTTTCAATGATTCATTAAGATTTAATTTTATGAGGTGCAAATGTGGGAATCAAAATAACAATTCCAACGCGGCTATTAACATTCAAAGCATCAGAGAGGGATGATTGGCGTAATGGATTAAGAGAAAATTGTACCGATGAATATTTGCGTACTTTGTCTGGAACAAAGGGTTTTGGAGAATATATCGTTGGAAAACATTACGAAGATCGCGGATATAAATATCTGCATAGGTTTGGCATTTTTGGTGGCAATAAGATTGGTACATTCCCAGATGGAGATTTAGTTATTAAAAATCGATTCGGAGAAGATTTTTTTGTTAAAAGCAGGACGTTGTACCCTTCATTTAACGAAAAAGTTAGGCTTGAGTTACCTGATTTACTTATTTATAAACCTGATTTTTCAGAAATTAAGTTTGTTGAAGTGAAGAGACAAGATACCAACGACAAACTAAATACAGCACAAGTAAGAACTCTTGCATTATTAAATCTTTTATTAGAGTGTGATGTGGAGATATTCGAAGTTTTTCTAGATTCAAACGCAAAGCAAATTAATGATGTCATTTGGGAATTTTAAAGCATTATTTAAGTGTTATTACTAGTAACAATCAAAAAATGTAGGAGGACAAGATCATATATCCATTTGAATCCGCAATTTGAGCGGATTTTTTATTTTATGGATACAACTTCTTGTCTTTTCTAAAAGATAAGAAGTTGTATTGTTTTCCAATAAAGGACACTAAGTTGTTAGCTTCCCCGTAGTAGTAAAACGATACAGATTATTGGTCTAATTAACATAATACTATACATCTTCATATCCCAAAATTCAGCTTTCATACAAGTTAATATAGATACAAAGCGATGCGAAATACAGGCTCAAACAAATACAAAGGATATACGGCCATATTCGGTTGATTTTGCTCAACTACCATGAAAATTAGAAAGCTGGCAGTCGAAGAAAAAGACATCACTAAATAAAACGCGGCTCAGTCTCTTTTTAAAAAACTGCGCGTTTAGTATCTTGGTAAACCGAGAGATCAGGAGACTTCAGAAATTGTTACGTTGTAGCCTAAGGTTTCAAGTCTTCGGACTGAATTCCTTACAATAGATCCAAGCTTTTGCTTATCAAAATAATCTTCACCTAAATCTACATACATTTCTTTTCTTGTCAGCAGATAATATGCAATTCTTAGCATGGCATGTGCTACTACAATAGCTGCTCGTTTCCTGCCTTTTCGTGCTAATGTTCGCCTGTACATAGCCCCAAGGTAATTTTTGGAGGCACCTACGGAGTGTGCGGCTTCTGTTAGTGCAGATTTAAGATATTTGTTTCCTTTCTTGCCTTTAGAAGACTTTCTTTTGCCTGCGCTCTCATTATGTCCAGGTACGAGTGCTGCCCACGAACACAAGTGAGCTGCGCTTGGAAATTGGTCTTTAATGTTTGTTCCTATTTCAGCTAAAATTTGTTCAGCCATTCGAGTGGCAATTCCAGGAATAGAGTCTAATCGCTCGATGTCCTCCTGATTTGAGACAACACTCTGTGAAACCTCTTGATCTAATAACTCAATTTGCTCAGTGAGGAAGTCAATATGAGCTAAAATGGTTTTAAGCATCATACGTTGATGAGGATTAACGTAACCTCGAAGAGCGAGTTCAAGTTCATCATTTTTCTTTTTCATTGATCGCCGAGCGAGGCTGGCTAGTTTTTTTGGATCATCTTCACCTTCTGCGATGGCATGAAGCATGTCCTTAGATGAGACTCCCATAATATCTGTAACCACAGAGCCGAGTTTAATGTTTGCACCCTCTAGCACTTTTTGAATTCGATTATGATGCCTGGCACGTTCTTCAATAATGCTTCGGCGATAACGAACTAATTCACGTAATTCACGTTGAATTCGGTTTGGTATAAAACTAGCTGTGAGAAGACCATGACGAAGAAGTTGGGCAATCCATTCCGCGTCCTTGACATCCGTTTTACGCCCTGGCAAAGCTTTCATATGCTGAGCATTCACGACAAGAAACTGAATATCCTCAGCTTCTAACAAGTTAACAATTGGTTTTCAGAATACGCCTGTACTCTCCATTGCAACATGAGTACATCCATGCTTCTTAATCCAGTCAATTAACTGTAGGAGAAATACTGTTTTAGTAGAGAATGTTTGAATCTCCTTTCCTTCTGGTGTCATTGTACATGCAGTAATAGAATCCTTATGAACATCCATGCCACATGCTCGCTCAATGATAATATCCATTAAAATTTTCCTTTCTACAGCCTGAATATGGGCTGGTGCAACAACCAAAATAGGATTAATCTACCATGAGTGCTTCCCGAAGGAGCGACATTCTGTGATGCACCGTGGTTGGTGGGGTCAGACTAACGGTTGGGCTCTAACGCACCATAGTTGATCGACCTTCCTCACCCAGCCGTAGTAGAAGTATTGACGGATTTTATCCATTTTCATCCTCTGTGGTGCAGCGCTGCTCTTGCGCTGCATGAATGGCTAACGGGCAGTTTTGTGAAATAGCTTGCAAAAAAGAAAAGTTCTGAAATGGAAACTTTTTACTTATTCCCTCCGTCTAACTTATTAGACATTAATAGTGGGAGTGATTTATTCTTGAAAAAGTTTGCTATCGGTTTAACCCTTGGCATTGTTTTAACTGCAACGACAGCAGTATATGCTTCAGACACTATTCAAGCCGTGAGACAGGTTTTTATTAATGGTCAGTTGCTCACTACCAATGTTCAAGTATCTGATGATGGAACGACAATGACTTCAACGAGAACTCTTGCTGAGGCACTTGGGGCAAAAGTGAGTTGGAACGGACAATTAAATACGGTCGAAATAGAAAATCAATATCCTTATTTTTTATCATCACTTCTTCACGGGAAATATAACTTTAAGTACGAGATTATTGCCGAAAACATAATTGATAATTCTGATACGACAGTGGTCTTTTCGGAGGGATATAAAGATATACCTGATAATACTGATTTTCAAAAACTTTTCTTATTACTGCTTTCGCATCGATATTCATCATCAGGAGAAGCCGGGTCTGACGTTTAAATACTTGGATGGGCAGCAAGCGTATCTTCGTCCCGGTTATCCAAGAGAAATTAGCCGGTGGAGAGAGCCGACTCCGACTAATCCGACGTTTTACCAAATCCCTTACCGCAGCCTGCTGCCTTTAGGTCCTTATTCCAATGTCATCATAGCAGGGCGGATGCTCGATATCGACGATGAGGCCCATATCTTGGTCTGACGCAGGAGAAGGGCTTTGCCGACATTGACACGCAGGAGCTTCGAAGAACCATGCAGGGGGGCGGCTCCATCATCATATAAGCTGCAAAGATGACAAACTAAGGTGGGAGACAAGGATGAGAGCGACAACCAGCAAACGAAAAGTAAGGGATTAAAACAGGCAAAGGTGCCTCAGTTCCAAGAACGTCGAGCGTTCTCTGAACCAGGGCACCTTTGCAAATTTTTAAAAAGACGCTTGCTAAGCTCTACGGAAGCTCTTGCAGTTGCATGAAATCACCAAGTAATGGTATAGCTCGTTCCTGCTGTAGGCGTCGTCCATGTATTGTTGGCTCCAGGCTCCCAGCTTTTAAGATTGCCTCCGCTATCCTTAATGATTGCTTTGAATTCATAATAGCGGGAAGCTCCGATGTAAGCTGTACCTCGCCAATCTGCCGTGGAGCTGCTGTACGTCAGCTTGAGCGGATAAAGGCCAGTTGTCCAGTTGCTCATTTCCCAACGGCTTCCCGAAATATATACGTTGTCCCCCGTTGCAGTAGGCGCGTTCTTCACAATAAACGTGACTTGAATCGGAGTCATTGCAATCGCATCCCGGTAATAATCCAACATGCTGGTCTTTGAGCCATCGGCATTGACGAGGTTTGCCATGCGAAGGAGGGTGAAACCGCCGAAATTGTAGTTGAACAGCATTTCTGCCACATTTTGATAGCCGCTTCCGTCGGTGATCGGCAATGCATTCTCTCCATTGATGCGAATACCCTTCTGGTTCGCCAGGTTCGCTACTTGAATGACTAACGATTTAGGGGCGGAATAGTAAGGGCTTGTATTAGCTTGGCTGTCGGTCATTTCCAAACAGGTAAAAGTCAAATCTAGATTTGATGTCTTAAACTGGTCTAAGAGCGTGCTATAGTTGTAGTATCCTGCCCCATATTCAGCCCCATGCGGCATGGAAGGGTTGTTCATCAGCCAATGAATTCCGGCCACCTTTGCACCGATTGGAACACCGAATACGGAATCGAAACGGCTGTGAGCTTTAGAAGCAATGGCGCTCAGATGTTTCACCAACACACCTTGATACCAATTCATGAAGTCCTTACCATACGTGGATTTTACGCCGTTGATGAAAAAATTATCCCCATCGCTTGGCGGATTTACTTGAGAGAAAGCAGTTAGGCTCGTTCCCCAAGCGCTGTTGAGAGCTGAGATGGTGCCGTATTTAGATTGCATGCTATTCCGGAAATCTTGCTTTGCCGTATCCGTGTACGCTTGCAGCTTGCCACGCCCTGGGTAGCTCCAGCCGTCCGCCGCATTATAGGATGGGAAACGCAGCTCACCCGCAGGGCCTCCAGAGAGGTAGATTTTGGAGATAATATCTTTGTAAGAGCTGAAATTCGATGCAAACGAGGCAAAGAGCTCATCATATTGCGTCGATGTGCCTGTCCACCAAGGAGACAATGTTTCGTTATTGTAATAGCCGGTTTCACTGCGCATCGTCATCTGATCTTGCGTGCCCTTGTTCCATAGCCAGGAAGGAAGTTTAATATTGCAATCATCACCGACGTTGCCTCCGCATTGATGCGTGGAGATAATCGGAATCCACTTCAGCCCCGAAGCGCGCACCGTATCGGCATAAGTTTTGTAGTACGACCAGTCAAATACGTTGTCGCCGCCATTCTCAACATCACCCCACCAGACGTCGGTTGTGAGGGCATAAACATTGTTATTCTTAAGTGTCGTCAGTTGGTTGCGGAATGCATTCCAATCCGTTATC
This window encodes:
- a CDS encoding Ig-like domain-containing protein; translation: MKIKQIKIYRWLLCMILSCSLLMSSVPVALAEIDTSFTEEYKLSGTIFGLVEHWGEGSFDTMFDGKTDTFYDYKEGSGGYAGIDLGANAAKKVTKIRFYPREGDWVIQYRMVGGKFQGSNLSPSSGFEDLYTLDSSVSSGWNEIYLSSNSTYRYLRYLSADGGYVNLAEAEFYTSDQPVPVRMNQMVVNPSNAELLIGETKQLAVSGIFSDGSQLNLTNTASYSSNHPEIASVSNQGLIMAAGPGTATVTISTNGKIKSHNVDVLALPKPWSVSDLVRDVTTGTPFGLPEHWNESTYDKVFDGNLNTFYDYLYGSNGYVGLDFGPGMAKTVTKIKFAARVGNNGRVVGGKFQGSNTSATDDYKDLATVESVIDGWNELLITDPTPYRYIRYYSKPEGYVNLAEMQVLTTPPGSYVLQNGVITGKSAGTDISGTEDSFGFANMPLSGSGDIQVKIGSLQATDKTGAKAGLMIRSDVSAYDSANVMLAITADGKLQFQNRAVKGGDTTMLPVQTAFTPQYLKLVRDGGSVIGYYSADGVVWKQAGNPVIIELPSTAYYGIAMSSGSNSELRLGTFSDLSTRLKPVDVVVDWASDVGNVSPLQYGINLFSAYNPVALSNPAYLQALGTLNPGIVRYHSYSMMGDSATSPDGWIDYANKRWDEAKIKAALSANYYVCGLPVQHGQLYHSIFRSAVN
- a CDS encoding AraC family transcriptional regulator, with translation MTFINIPYELEKKDVPLPVLHSIWNVHADKSYDVSKRDGFEFPCLFITYDGNGSVTLANHTYELQKNTFFFVEKGIPAMYKCLSNDWKFYFLDFNQLNMTQYLQLPVREVISTGKIAEAMQLCERMIDSLIVQNIGYEYASNILLQEIILLFTREHTVVGLTYHTELNKILIYMHRNLDKQIRIEDLLQLSGWSRTTFFSRFRTLTGLSPTDYLLKLKLASARVFLETTSLSLKEIAVKLQFYDEFHFSKLFKKAFGQSPSTYRKLKVMVSENF
- a CDS encoding phytanoyl-CoA dioxygenase family protein, which produces MLVKVGSRELEMHGEHLTELRSSNDILHDIGALRERMEEDGYLLIRGFHDREKVLEARTSILLKMGQMGKLNRDTLLEDGVMADGSKSIFMGGTNEDLPALLNVLNGDHIMRFFDDFLGDKSLTYHYKWLRAVGKGDFTGAHYDIVYMGRGTHNVYTVWSPLGDVPYEMGGLAICLGSHRFENLKASYGSKDSDRDGVSHYSDDPLVITEKFGGQWATTEFQAGDVLIFGMFLMHCSLENTTNQYRISVDARYQSMNEEVDERWSGKKPKGHSK
- a CDS encoding stalk domain-containing protein → METFYLFPPSNLLDINSGSDLFLKKFAIGLTLGIVLTATTAVYASDTIQAVRQVFINGQLLTTNVQVSDDGTTMTSTRTLAEALGAKVSWNGQLNTVEIENQYPYFLSSLLHGKYNFKYEIIAENIIDNSDTTVVFSEGYKDIPDNTDFQKLFLLLLSHRYSSSGEAGSDV
- a CDS encoding family 14 glycosylhydrolase, whose translation is MFQVMRSCVNRIRKYAAAPLTVILAASIVLPATQADASSIRSDYKAYVMAPLTKITDWNAFRNQLTTLKNNNVYALTTDVWWGDVENGGDNVFDWSYYKTYADTVRASGLKWIPIISTHQCGGNVGDDCNIKLPSWLWNKGTQDQMTMRSETGYYNNETLSPWWTGTSTQYDELFASFASNFSSYKDIISKIYLSGGPAGELRFPSYNAADGWSYPGRGKLQAYTDTAKQDFRNSMQSKYGTISALNSAWGTSLTAFSQVNPPSDGDNFFINGVKSTYGKDFMNWYQGVLVKHLSAIASKAHSRFDSVFGVPIGAKVAGIHWLMNNPSMPHGAEYGAGYYNYSTLLDQFKTSNLDLTFTCLEMTDSQANTSPYYSAPKSLVIQVANLANQKGIRINGENALPITDGSGYQNVAEMLFNYNFGGFTLLRMANLVNADGSKTSMLDYYRDAIAMTPIQVTFIVKNAPTATGDNVYISGSRWEMSNWTTGLYPLKLTYSSSTADWRGTAYIGASRYYEFKAIIKDSGGNLKSWEPGANNTWTTPTAGTSYTITW